GATCTACATCACCGGTCCCGGCCATGGCGGGCCAGGGCTGGTGGCGAATGCCTACCTCGAAAACACCTACAGCGAGGTCTATCCGAACATCTCTCAGGACGAAGAGGGCCTGAAGCGGCTGTTCACGCAGTTCTCATTTCCCGGAGGCATCCCGAGCCACGTGGCGCCGGAAACTCCCGGCTCCATCCACGAAGGAGGGGAACTGGGCTATGCTTTGTCGCACGCATACGGGGCTGCGTTCGATAACCCTGACCTCATCGTCGCCTGCGTCGTCGGGGACGGCGAAGCCGAAACGGGACCGCTCGCGACCTCCTGGCACTCCAACAAATTTCTCAATCCGGCCTCAGACGGAGCCGTCCTGCCGATCCTGCATCTGAACGGGTACAAAATCGCCAACCCCTGCGTGCTGGCCCGTATCAGCCACGAAGAGTTGGACCAGCTCTTTCGCGGATACGGCTATACGCCGCATTTCGTCGAAGGCGACGATCCGGCCAAGATGCATCAATTGATGGCCGCCACGCTCGATGCCTGCTTCGACGACATCCGGCACATCCAGACCCAGGCACGAAAGACCGGGGTGAAGGAGCGGCCACGGTGGCCGATGATGATCCTCCGTTCACCGAAGGGCTGGACCTGTCCGAAGGAAATCGACGGCAAGCGGACGGAAGACTATTGGCGAAGCCACCAGGTGCCGATGGGTGAAATGCACGAGAAGCCCGAGCATGTCAAAATCCTTGAGCAATGGATGAAGAGCTACAAACCGGATGAGCTGTTCGATAAGACCGGCCGGTTGAAGCCCGAATTGGCCGAACTCGCCCCGAAGGCAGAACGCCGCATGAGCGCCAATCCTCACGCCAACGGCGGTCTCCTGCTCAAGGACCTGCGTCTGCCGAATTTCCGCGACTACGCGATCAAGGTCACGAAACCCGGCGCCGTCATGGCCGAGTCCACCCGCCTCATGGGCAAGTTCCTGCGGGACACGATGAAGCTGAACCTGGAGAGCCGGAACTTCCGCCTGTTCAGCCCGGACGAGAACAACTCGAACCGCTGGCAGGACGTGCTGGAGGTGACCAACCGCGTCTGGATGGCGGACCGGTACCCCTACGACGACCATCTGGCGCCTGACGGCCGGGTGATGGAGATGCTCAGCGAGCACCAGTGCCAGGGGTGGCTGGAGGGATATCTCCTGACGGGCCGGCACGGGTTCTTCTCCTGCTATGAAGCTTTCATCCACATCATCGATTCCATGTTCAATCAGCATGCGAAGTGGCTCAAGGTCTGTAACGACATTCCCTGGCGGCGGCCGATCGCCTCGCTCAACTATCTGCTCAGCTCGCATGTCTGGCGGCAGGATCACAATGGATTCAGTCACCAGGACCCGGGCTTCATCGACCATGTGGTGAACAAGAAGGCGCAGGTCGTGCGCGTGTATCTCCCGCCGGATGCCAACACGCTCCTGTCCGTCACCGACCACTGCCTGCGCAGCCGCAACTACGTCAATGTCATCGTCGCCGGCAAGCAACCGGCTCCCCAATGGCTGACGATGGACGAGGCCGTCAAACATTGCACCGCGGGGATCGGCATCTGGGAGTGGGCCAGCAACGATAAGGGCAGCGAGCCGGATGTGGTCATGGCCTGCTGCGGGGACGTGCCCACCTTGGAGACCTTGGCCGCGGTGGACCTCTTCCGGCGATATATGCCCGAAGTGAAGATCAGGGTCGTGAACGTCGTCAACTTGATGAAACTGCAACCGCCAAGTGAACACCCGCACGGTCTCTCCGACCATGATTTCGATGCGCTGTTCACCAAGGACAAACCGATCATCTTCGCATTCCACGGCTACCCCTGGTTGATCCATCGACTCACGTACAGGCGAACGAATCACAAAAACCTGCATGTCCGCGGGTACAAGGAGGAGGGGACCACCACGACGCCGTTCGACATGTGCGTCCTCAACGACCTCGATCGATTCCACCTGGCCAGCGACGTCATCGACCGGGTCCCCTCCTTGGGAGCCAGGGCCGCCTATGCCAAGCAGGCGCTGCGCGACAAGCTGTTCGAGCACAAGGAGTATATCTCCCGATACGGCGAGGATATGCCCGAGATCGCCAACTGGCAATGGGGGCAACAGGCGCCGGCTCGACAACGGGCGACATCCACCGAAGCGGACAACGTGTAGAGCGACGGGTCAATAGTGATGGAACGATCGGGCAATGAAAACCCGTCGCTTACCGCGCTGAGGGTCGGATCATCCAACCCATCGGCGTCCCCTCGATTTTGAACGACATTCAGCGTATTCTTCCGACAAGAAATTGAATGCGGCATCTGCTACAAGCCTGTGTGCGATCTTCATTCGGAGTACCAGGAGCAGACAGCATGAGTTCACCCGGCAATCAGCTCACCGCTCGCCCGGCCTGGAAGGCCTTGGCCGCGCACCACGAACGGATTCGTGACGCGCATCTCCGGACCCTCTTCGCGCAGGACCCCGAACGCGGGACCCGTATGACCGCGGAGGCCGCCGGCGTCTTCCTGGATTATTCGAAGAATCGCATCACGGACGAGACGCTCCGCCTTCTCGTCCACCTCGCGGAGGAATGCGGGTTGCGGGCTCGGATCGAGGCGATGTTCAACGGCGAGAAGATCAACGTGACCGAGAACCGTGCCGTCCTTCATGTGGCGCTGCGCGCGCCGAAGGACTCCTCCATCGTGGTCGATGGCGTCAATGTGGTGCCGCGTGTCCATGCGGTGCTCGACAAAATGGCGGACTTCTCGAACCGCGTCCGGAGCGGCGCCTGGAAGGGGCACACGGGCAAACGCATCCGCCACATCGTCAACATCGGGATCGGGGGGTCAGACCTGGGGCCGGTCATGGCTTATGAAGCGCTCAAGCACTACAGCGACCGAGGCATGACGTTCCGTTTTGTGTCCAATATCGACGGGACCGATTTCGCGGAGGCCGTGCGCGACCTCAACCCGGCGGAAACCCTCTTCATCGTGTCGTCCAAGACCTTCACGACCCTCGAGACCATGACGAACGCGCACAGCGCGCGCGACTGGTCGCTCAAGGGACTCGGCGGCGCGCAGGCGGCTGTGGCCAAGCATTTTGTCGCCGTCTCGACGAATGCGGCGGAGGTGAGACAATTCGGCATCGACCTCGCCAACATGTTCGAGTTCTGGGACTGGGTCGGCGGACGCTATTCCATGGATTCGGCTATCGGCCTCTCGACGATGCTGGCTGTCGGGCCGGAGCAGTTCCACCAGATGCTGGCCGGCTTTCGCCGGATGGACGAACACTTCCGGACGGCGCCATTCGACCGCAACCTGCCCGTGCTCCTCGGCCTGCTCACCGTGTGGTACAACAACTTCTTCGGCGCGCAGACCGTGGCGGTCCTGCCCTATGAGCAGTATTTGAAACGATTCCCTGCCTATCTCCAGCAGTTGACGATGGAGAGCAACGGCAAGAGCGTGATGCTCAACGGGACCAAGGTCGGTTACGAAACAAGCCCGATCTATTGGGGTGAGCCCGGCACCAACGGCCAGCACTCCTTCTACCAATTGATCCATCAAGGAACCAAACTCATCCCCTGCGACTTTATTGCATTCGCCCGGACGCTCAACCCGCTCGGCCGGCATCACGATCTCTTGCTCGCAAACATGTTCGCGCAGGGCGAAGCCCTCGCGTTCGGCAAGACGTCCGAGGAGGTGCGGGCCGAAGGGTCGCCTGATTGGCTGGTTCCCCATCGCACCTTCGAGGGCAACCGGCCCTCCAACACCGTGCTGCTCGGCCGGCTCACGCCCGAGTCGCTCGGTCGACTGATCGCCCTCTATGAGCACAGCGTGTTTACCCAGGGTGTCATCTGGGGCGTCGATTCGTTCGATCAGTGGGGGGTTGAGTTGGGCAAGGTGCTGTCCCAGCGCATCATTCCTGAACTGGAGAGCCAGGCGGAGCCCCAACTTGGGCACGACAGTTCCACCAACGCGCTGATCCGCCGCTACCGGGCATGGAAGCAGAAGCCATGAGGGTGCGACCGGCCGGTGTGGTGTCCCATCGATACGTTTCACAAGTCCCCTGGCCAGCTCCTGACCGACATCGATGAGCACAGGCGCTTCCGCGGCACACTCAAACAAGGGCGGGATGCGCTTGGTCGCTCCGATTCTGCTTGGTATGTCCCTCCACACAGGCTGTGTCGGATCGACTTCGGATCGGCCCCCCGGCGATCCTGACGCCGCCCGGATGTCGCGATTCAGAGTCCTCACCTACAACACCCTGCATGGCCTGGACGTGGGCCGCCTCTGGGTGCGGCCGGGCGAATCCGAAGACGACCGAACCGCCAGGATCACGTTGCAGATCGACGACATGGCTCGCGTGGAGCCGGACGTGATGTTGCTGCAGGAAGTGAATCCGTTGCCTCGCATGGCGACCGCCTACGTTGACGGACTTAGAGCGCGCAGCCTCACGTACAACGAGGTGCATCAAGTCGATGCCTGCGGGGTCAGACCGCTTCCGGGAGTAGCGGTGGTCCCAGGATTAAATAACGGTCTTGTGGTGCTCGCCAAAGCGCCGTTGCTCGTGCGGAAGCTGGCAGGCTTGAAATTGAGCGGAGGGTTCGGGCTTTGCCGCGACCGCCTGGGCGTGCAGTTCGGCGAATTGCGCTATGCGCTCATCGCCGAAGTGGAGAATCCCGCCAGCCATCGGAAGCTGCTCGTCGTCAGTCTGCATCTGCATTCCGGGATCGAGCGAGACGAATATTTCACGCAACGGCTGCTCGTCGCGCAGAGCGAAGGTCGGATTCAGGACCAGGCTTCCTCGCAACAGATCCTGAACGCCTTGGCGGAGGATCAGCAACAACGGGTCCAGGAACTGCGTACGTTGCTCGCGGAGCTTAAGCGGCTGCAGGCCGCCGGCTCGTATGTGGGCATCCTCATCGGCGGAGACTTCAACTTTGAGCCGGACTCGCCGGGATATCGCGAGTTGCAGGAGGCCGGTCTGCGCGATACCTACACGGTCGCGCGCCGAACCGGAGAATTGCACACCTATGACCCGAGACTGAATCCGGTCGCCCGCCAGGAGGAGATCGAATTGCCGCCGACCTTGGCCTCGGTCATACAAAGGATGCCGGAGGATCAACAGCAACGGATCAAGGACGGCTACCGCCGCGGGGTGAGCCAGGCCCGGCGCATTGATTTTCTCTTCATGATGCTGGCGGACCCGGCTCATCCGTTGGGCTGCCTCAGGCAGGAACTCTTCGGCCGCCCGAATGCCGTGACCCTCGGCGCCGGTTCCGACCATTTTGGCGTGCTGGACACCTACACGACGGACGGCAATTGCTGAGCCTATTCCACCACGGCCCTCACGAGTGATCGTACAGGTGCAACGATGCGGCTAAGAACACGGAAGACGACCGGTCTTCTCCGAACGTGTGGGGTATGGATAGGCGGACTATTTCTGCTCGCTTCCTTAACCGGCTGCTCGAGTTCCATCTACGGATGGCAGGTCCGGACCAATTCGACAGAATTGTCCCCGTCTTTCCATCCAGCCAGCTTGGAACAGGATGGCGTGGCGATCTTCCCGGCGATCACGGCCCCTGGCCTTCGTGGGAACGAGGTGGGGTTGGCCCATTACCTCGGCCAGATTCTGCGGAGAGTATCCCCGAACTGGCAAATCGTATCCGAGCAGGACACGCTCGCGCGCCTCAATCGGCAAGGGTTGGCGGGACAGTATACCAGCGTGAGGAATGATTACGATCAGAGCAACGTCCTCGATCGCGATGCCCTCCGAAAATTTCGCGAAGCCGTCGGCGCGCGCTTTGTGTTCCAGCCTCGGTTGGCGGCTTTTACGCAAGTCATGCAGGATCGTTGGAAATTTCCAGCACTGGACCTTCGACTCACGCAAACGCGGTCGAGCGTCATGCGGATCTCTCTGCAACTCTGGGACGGCGAGACCGGGGAACTTCTCTGGACCTCCATCGCCGAAACGGCGATGGAGAGTGAGGCCATTTCTCAAGACCCTGTGTATCTGGAAGATATCGCCCGCGCCACATTGGGCAGTATCGTCTCCGATTTCCTCAATCGGAAACGAGCCTCGAAGTATACGCCTCTAAACAAGTTCCTCGATGATCTCATCAAAGAGGCCATACCGATTGAGAAGGAGAAGAACGGAGACGGCGGGGAACCGCCGGCAAAGTAACGTACCGGCTCGATCCATCTCGCTCTTTTGGCGAAGGAACCGATCGGTCGCCGAGTGAGTCCACCTGCTAGTTTTGACAGTTGTGCCTAATGCGAGAGTTTGGTAGATAGCTCATCCGTTCAACTCCCTGTCTGTAACGTGGCCGCCAGACGACTGCAGAGGGAAGAGACCTTGGCCAACATCCTGGCCTGAACGCGCCCGTAACGCCGGCCCTGAGGAGATTGGAGACCACGTCCACATGTTTGCGCATGACTACCGGGGGGCGATCGAGATGCATGTGACGTCCCGTCCAGACCCGGTCATTGCGCGGAGGCGGGCATGGATCGCACCGAGGCCCATGCGGGTGGCTTGATAGTGTCCGACAGACAACCTACGAGGCATCCATGAGAATAACGTACAGACCATCTGCTGACAACCGTTCCACCGCAACCCGGCTCCTGTCGCGAGTCTTCCTGCTGATGGTCATGACAATACCGATTGTGCAAAGCGCCTGTTCAGTGAATCCCGTGAGCGGCAGGCCGGAACTCACGCTGGTTTCGGAAGAGCAGGAAAACAAGCTTGGAGCCGAGGAAGCTAAAAAGGTCGAAGCCCAGATGGGGTTGCTCGACAACGACCCTTTCTCGGCCTACTTGACTCAGTTGGGCAAACGGTTGGCCGAACAATCGCCCCGCCAAAGTGTGGCCTATCAATTTCACCTCGTCGATATGGAAGAGCCGAACGCCTTCGCCTTGCCGGGCGGGTACGTCTATGTCACGCGCGGGTTGCTCGCCCTGACCAATTCCGAAGATGAGCTGGCGGGCGTCGTCGGGCATGAGATCGGCCATGTGGCGGCGCGGCATTCGGTTCAAAGTATTTCAAAGCGCGGTCCATTCGCTGCGGTGTTTGGGATCGTCTCTGGCGTGACCGGCCTTGTGAGCCCGCTGGTCGGCAACATCGTCGGCGGGATCGGAGACTTGACGCAAAGCTTGATCTTTTCTCCCTACAGCCGCAGCCAGGAAAATGAAGCCGATGAGGTCGGGCAGGGGATTGCCGCAAAGGCCGGCTGGGATCCTGTCGCGCTGTCGACCTTCCTGTCCAATCTGGAACGGGAGGTGGAGCTGTACCAAGGGAAACCGCGGAGGCCGAGCTTCTTCGACTCCCACCCTCCGACGCCGGAACGGGTCAGAAAAACGTCGGTGCACGCAACCACCTTGACGCGGGCGCCACGTGCACCGATCAGCGCCACCAAGGACTCCTACCTCGCCAGGCTGGATGGGCTCGTCATCGGACAGCGGGCGGCGAATGGAATCCTGATGGATCAGCAATTTCTCCAGCCGGACTTGAACTTCCTTTTTGAACTCCCTGATAAATGGAAGGTAGAAAACACGCCACAAATGCTGATTGCCGCGGCTTCTGACGGGGAGGGGGCTCTGCTGTTGAGAACCGTTGCCGAAGGACAGGACCCGTTGGACGGCGCCCGCACTCTTCAAAAGACGACCAAATCGGACATTCTGTCACGGACGCAACGATTTCAGATCGGTGATTTGCCCGCGGCTCGAACCCACCTCAAAGCCGACAGCCAGACCGAGCTCGACCTGACCTGGATCGCCCACGGCGGCCTGATTTATCAGATCGCCGGTCTGGCTCCCGCGAGACGGTTCGAGTCGATGAAGCCGGTGCTCGATTCCACCGTGAACAGCTTCCGGCCCTTGACCGCGACTGAACGGGATAACATCACCGAAAAACGCATCCGGCTCGTCAAAGCCCAGACAGGAGAAACCATCGAGGCGGTGGCGACGAGGAGCCGATCGGCCTGGAAGCCCGAAGAGATCGCCGTGGCGAACGGACTCAAGGCATCGGCTCCTCTCGTGCAGGGCCAGACCTTGAAGATCGCCGTGACGGAACCCTATGCCCCACGCCCGGTTCGTTAAAGCATCGTCAACTGTGATCCGCCTGCTGAGTCAATCGATTCTCTATGTCTTGCTGATGGTTTCTCTTTCGGCCTGCGAGTACGTTCGCCCGACCTTGAATGCGCCGCTCACTCACTGGGATCCCCAGTACGGCTATCGAATGCCCAATCTCACGACTCCTGAGCAGGGCAACTCAGACAGTCTCCTTGTTTTGGCGGCATTCTCCGGGGGAGGGAGCAGGGCCTCGACCCTCGCGTTCGGGGCGTTGCGCGAGCTGTCTCGCCAGCCGATCACGTGGGAAGGAAAGCAAAAGCGGCTGCTGGATGAGCTCGACGTGATCTACGCCCTCTCCGGCGGCACCT
The DNA window shown above is from Nitrospira tepida and carries:
- a CDS encoding phosphoketolase family protein, giving the protein MSSRRGHREGAVMKNPLSEKVLNLMDAYWRAANYLSVGQIYLYDNPLLKEPLKKEHIKPRLLGHWGTTPGLNFIYVHLNRIIQQRDLNMIYITGPGHGGPGLVANAYLENTYSEVYPNISQDEEGLKRLFTQFSFPGGIPSHVAPETPGSIHEGGELGYALSHAYGAAFDNPDLIVACVVGDGEAETGPLATSWHSNKFLNPASDGAVLPILHLNGYKIANPCVLARISHEELDQLFRGYGYTPHFVEGDDPAKMHQLMAATLDACFDDIRHIQTQARKTGVKERPRWPMMILRSPKGWTCPKEIDGKRTEDYWRSHQVPMGEMHEKPEHVKILEQWMKSYKPDELFDKTGRLKPELAELAPKAERRMSANPHANGGLLLKDLRLPNFRDYAIKVTKPGAVMAESTRLMGKFLRDTMKLNLESRNFRLFSPDENNSNRWQDVLEVTNRVWMADRYPYDDHLAPDGRVMEMLSEHQCQGWLEGYLLTGRHGFFSCYEAFIHIIDSMFNQHAKWLKVCNDIPWRRPIASLNYLLSSHVWRQDHNGFSHQDPGFIDHVVNKKAQVVRVYLPPDANTLLSVTDHCLRSRNYVNVIVAGKQPAPQWLTMDEAVKHCTAGIGIWEWASNDKGSEPDVVMACCGDVPTLETLAAVDLFRRYMPEVKIRVVNVVNLMKLQPPSEHPHGLSDHDFDALFTKDKPIIFAFHGYPWLIHRLTYRRTNHKNLHVRGYKEEGTTTTPFDMCVLNDLDRFHLASDVIDRVPSLGARAAYAKQALRDKLFEHKEYISRYGEDMPEIANWQWGQQAPARQRATSTEADNV
- the pgi gene encoding glucose-6-phosphate isomerase, which encodes MSSPGNQLTARPAWKALAAHHERIRDAHLRTLFAQDPERGTRMTAEAAGVFLDYSKNRITDETLRLLVHLAEECGLRARIEAMFNGEKINVTENRAVLHVALRAPKDSSIVVDGVNVVPRVHAVLDKMADFSNRVRSGAWKGHTGKRIRHIVNIGIGGSDLGPVMAYEALKHYSDRGMTFRFVSNIDGTDFAEAVRDLNPAETLFIVSSKTFTTLETMTNAHSARDWSLKGLGGAQAAVAKHFVAVSTNAAEVRQFGIDLANMFEFWDWVGGRYSMDSAIGLSTMLAVGPEQFHQMLAGFRRMDEHFRTAPFDRNLPVLLGLLTVWYNNFFGAQTVAVLPYEQYLKRFPAYLQQLTMESNGKSVMLNGTKVGYETSPIYWGEPGTNGQHSFYQLIHQGTKLIPCDFIAFARTLNPLGRHHDLLLANMFAQGEALAFGKTSEEVRAEGSPDWLVPHRTFEGNRPSNTVLLGRLTPESLGRLIALYEHSVFTQGVIWGVDSFDQWGVELGKVLSQRIIPELESQAEPQLGHDSSTNALIRRYRAWKQKP
- a CDS encoding endonuclease/exonuclease/phosphatase family protein → MSRFRVLTYNTLHGLDVGRLWVRPGESEDDRTARITLQIDDMARVEPDVMLLQEVNPLPRMATAYVDGLRARSLTYNEVHQVDACGVRPLPGVAVVPGLNNGLVVLAKAPLLVRKLAGLKLSGGFGLCRDRLGVQFGELRYALIAEVENPASHRKLLVVSLHLHSGIERDEYFTQRLLVAQSEGRIQDQASSQQILNALAEDQQQRVQELRTLLAELKRLQAAGSYVGILIGGDFNFEPDSPGYRELQEAGLRDTYTVARRTGELHTYDPRLNPVARQEEIELPPTLASVIQRMPEDQQQRIKDGYRRGVSQARRIDFLFMMLADPAHPLGCLRQELFGRPNAVTLGAGSDHFGVLDTYTTDGNC
- a CDS encoding M48 family metalloprotease — protein: MTIPIVQSACSVNPVSGRPELTLVSEEQENKLGAEEAKKVEAQMGLLDNDPFSAYLTQLGKRLAEQSPRQSVAYQFHLVDMEEPNAFALPGGYVYVTRGLLALTNSEDELAGVVGHEIGHVAARHSVQSISKRGPFAAVFGIVSGVTGLVSPLVGNIVGGIGDLTQSLIFSPYSRSQENEADEVGQGIAAKAGWDPVALSTFLSNLEREVELYQGKPRRPSFFDSHPPTPERVRKTSVHATTLTRAPRAPISATKDSYLARLDGLVIGQRAANGILMDQQFLQPDLNFLFELPDKWKVENTPQMLIAAASDGEGALLLRTVAEGQDPLDGARTLQKTTKSDILSRTQRFQIGDLPAARTHLKADSQTELDLTWIAHGGLIYQIAGLAPARRFESMKPVLDSTVNSFRPLTATERDNITEKRIRLVKAQTGETIEAVATRSRSAWKPEEIAVANGLKASAPLVQGQTLKIAVTEPYAPRPVR